In the genome of Methylomagnum ishizawai, the window CCACGCCCAGAACGACCTGCACACCACCACCAACATCCTCACCCTCCCCGAACTCGCGGCCAAATGCACCACGCCGTTCCAACCGGCCAGCTTCGACGCCGGCGGCAACCTACTGTCCCCGGCCAAGGCCGAATGCCGCACCAGCGATATCACCCTGGCCGAATTCAAGATGCTGCGCGGCAAGATGGACGCCTCCAACCCCCGTGCCAAAACCCCCGAGGAATACCAGGGCGGCACCGCCAGCTTCCGCACCGACCTCTACGCCGGTCCTTCCAGCGGCACCTTGATGACCCATAAGGAAAGCATCGCGCTGTTCAAAAAACTGGGCGTGAAGATGACCCCGGAACTGAAATCGCCCGCGGTCGCCATGCCGTTCGATGGCTTCAGCCAAGAGCAATACGCCCAGAAAATGATCGACGAATACAAGGAAGCCGGAGTGCCGGCCTCCCAGGTGTTCGCCCAGTCCTTCAACCTTGGCGACGTGCTGTACTGGGTCCAGAACGAACCCGCGTTCGGTGCCCAGGCGGTCTACCTCGACGACGCCGACCTGACCGCCAACCCGCCGATCCCGGTCCCGACCCAGGCCGAGATGCAAAGCTGGGTGGACCAGGGCGTGAAGATTTGGGCACCGCCGACCTGGGTCTTGCTGGCCCCGAACAAGGCGGGCACCGGCTTCGTACCCTCCAAGGCAGCCAAAGCCGCCAAGGCGGTCGGACTCGACCTCATCACCTGGACCCTGGAACGTTCCGGCATCCTGGCCGACGGCAGCGGCGGATTCTATTACCAGAGCGTCGAGAACGTGCTCGCCAACAAGAAAAACGAAGGCGTGGCCCTGGAAGCGCTGGACGTGCTGGGCCGCCAAGTGGGCATCCGGGGCATCTTCTCCGACTGGCCGGGCACCGTGACCTATTACGCCAACTGCATGGGCCTCTAAAGGCGTTTGGCCGTGGCATCGGGGCGGGTTCCGCCTCTCGATCCGCTGGCCGACGGCCTATTCCTCCCCATAGCGCACATCGACGACGAACCAACGTGCCAATCCGCCCGGTGTCGCCACGCTCACCTCGTCGTCGATGGCCTTCTTGAGCAGCGCCCGCGCCAGGGGCGCGTCCACGCTGATCCAGCCTTGCTGGGTGTCGATCTCGTCCGCGCCGACGATGCGGTAGGTGGTTTCGGCCCCCGCCGCGTCCTCCAGCGTCACCCAGGCACCGAAGAATACCCG includes:
- a CDS encoding glycerophosphodiester phosphodiesterase family protein — its product is MLKPIATLALGSLCAALPVLSQAEVINVQVGVRPYFLVDDMSPGPLKKRLSSLSCQEGPFHKTDFSIGHRGAALQFPEHTRESYEAAARMGAGIVECDVTFTKDKELVCRHAQNDLHTTTNILTLPELAAKCTTPFQPASFDAGGNLLSPAKAECRTSDITLAEFKMLRGKMDASNPRAKTPEEYQGGTASFRTDLYAGPSSGTLMTHKESIALFKKLGVKMTPELKSPAVAMPFDGFSQEQYAQKMIDEYKEAGVPASQVFAQSFNLGDVLYWVQNEPAFGAQAVYLDDADLTANPPIPVPTQAEMQSWVDQGVKIWAPPTWVLLAPNKAGTGFVPSKAAKAAKAVGLDLITWTLERSGILADGSGGFYYQSVENVLANKKNEGVALEALDVLGRQVGIRGIFSDWPGTVTYYANCMGL